A genome region from Scylla paramamosain isolate STU-SP2022 unplaced genomic scaffold, ASM3559412v1 Contig6, whole genome shotgun sequence includes the following:
- the LOC135096704 gene encoding uncharacterized protein LOC135096704, translating to MNRKDWCVVAWTPGSGQGCGAGDSGDTSALECTCCVICLCVYWQVTSEQHTPHIPPWNPIHITTRRNFLRQFNTSQQRKGDGCQNPLGRDHQGTEREEEPGDSQESQQDEEQERTMETEMGGDAALPSTPSQHAPSLPQHNVYTARHTNGRRNLVWKGLTEEETTMWVNNTYTELVGWSTCHLFDPPKCASTNKILQEMVILLNNYLQESPLAPYAMKLFFTLPKLFFQKTHRNAKVAENVKAVARRVGLWQNNQLDELLEEARAIQKRLPRPSGNQQGQEDKARNFAGNMRQGQVSRALRALNEQQSGGVLPLTRETIHLLKEKHPPPSDEEGLRMQGPFRKPNDVIYEVITGEMIWKKSLQTHGSAGPSGLDARGWRRLLSGALCGSAANDLCGALAALARKLATTNCHHVEALTACRLIPLDKKPGCRPIGIGEVIRRIVGKCVMMVVKDDVRRAAGNLQVCAGQQAGGEAAIHAMREMFSEDNCEAVLLVDAKNAFNTINRKTMLHNIRVKCPPLAQYVENTYSDPSDLYICSNSGNSVKVLKSMEGTTQGDPVAMAMYALGLSVLQQVISYEKTSVKQVAYADDLSGAGKITDLKKWWGLVNDNGPIIGYTPNAAKSVLIVKPEHYDSAVDSFSGSGVIITKDGQRHLGAVIGTEEFKKEYIGEKVKEWIHEVEVLSDMARTEPHAAYSAYTHGLQHRWRFAMRTIPGISPLLAPLEVSIRNTFLPALLRYHTIGDGERALLELPPRLGGMGITSPEKLATVENLNSLKLTRSLTEKIIAQDAHGEIAQSAVTEQGRIISRDRQQHQRNCLEDLINILPATTVRKILTAQETGASNWLTSLPIRAKGFSLNKQEFVDAIALRYGWPMEGLPSTCVCGSPNDVNHTMTCKKGGFVCIRHDEVRDLTASMLREVCHDVSTEPTLLPLDGEHLRYRTANTTNEARVDVSARGFWTRGQKAFMDIRIFDPMAACHHELSLEAAHRKNEQEKIRAYGERIQHVDQGSFTPLVFTTSGGMGSKAQCFYSRLADLMAEKKHQPRSHVVAWMRCRLSFSLLRSALLCLRGTRHSTPIPADLGGLDCEATVVESGIRVDRVEVE from the exons ATGAATCGAAAGGACTGGTGTGTTGTAGCTTGGACACCTGGGAGTGGCCAAGGCTGTGGTGCAGGTGATTCAGGCGACACCAGTGCTCTAGAATGTACATGTTGTGtgatctgtctctgtgtctactGGCAGGTTACCTCAGAGCAACACACGCCCCACATCCCACCATGGAATCCAATCCACATCACCACAAGAAGAAATTTCTTGAGGCAATTCAACACCAGCCAACAGCG aaagggagatggatgccaaaaccccctgggacgtgaccaccagggcactgagagggaggaggagccaggggacagccaggaatcccagcaggatgaggaacaagagcgaacgatggagacagagatgggaggggatgctgccctgccatcaacaccgtcacaacacgcCCCATCGCTACCGCAACACAATGTGTACACcgcgagacatacaaacgggaggagaaacttagtctggaaaggactaacagaagaagaaacaaccatgtgggtgaacaacacttacacagaattagttgggtggtcgacatgtcatctgttcgatccaccaaagtgtgcCTCCACCAACAAAATTTTACAAGAGAtggtcatcctcctcaacaattacttacaagagtcacccctcgcaccgtatgcgatgaaattattcttcacactgccaaaactcttctttcaaaagacacatagaaatgcgaaggtggcggaaaacgtgaaagccgtcgcaagaagagtgggtctatggcagaacaaccaactggatgagctcctggaggaagcccgagccatccagaagaggctgccaaggccatcaggaaaccaacaagggcaggaagacaaagcccgtaatttcgctggcaatatgcggcaaggacaggtgtccagggctctgcgggcacttaatgaacagcagtcaggtggagtgttgcccctcaccagggaaaccatccacctgctgaaggaaaaacatcctccccccagtgacgaggagggcctcaggatgcaggggcctttccgcaagcccaatgatgtcatctacgaggtgataactggagagatgatctggaagaagtctctccagacacacggcagtgctggtccctcaggactagacgctagagggtggcgtcgcctgttgagcggcgcactctgtggcagcgccgctaacgacctatgcggcgccctggcagcactggcgaggaagcttgccaccacaaattgtcaccacgtcgaggctctcaccgcatgccgattaattccgctggacaaaaagccgggatgcagaccaattggcatcggcgaggtgataagacgcatcgtgggtaaatgcgtcatgatggtggtcaaggacgacgtaaggagggcagcggggaacctgcaagtatgtgcaggacagcaggcaggaggggaagccgccatccacgctatgagggaaatgttcagtgaagacaattgtgaagcggtgttattagtggacgccaaaaacgctttcaacactattaacagaaaaacaatgcttcacaacattcgagtaaaatgtccccctctggcacaatatgtagaaaacacatatagtgacccctcggatttgtacatatgtagtaatagtggtaatagtgttaaggtgttaaagtccatggaagggacaacacaaggtgacccagtggccatggcgatgtacgccctcggactttcagtgctgcaacaagttatctcatatgagaaaacgagtgtgaagcaagtggcgtacgcagatgacctgtcaggggccggcaaaataacagacttgaaaaaatggtggggcttagtgaacgacaatggtcccatcatagggtacacacccaatgccgctaagtccgtccttattgtaaagcctgaacactatgacagtgcagtggatagcttcagtggcagtggagttataataacaaaggacggacaacggcatctgggtgctgtcatcggaacagaggagttcaagaaggagtacataggagaaaaggtgaaggagtggatacatgaggtggaagtcctgtctgacatggccaggactgagcctcatgcagcctactccgcctacacccacggcttgcagcatcgatggagattcgccatgcgcaccatcccaggcatcagccctctccttgcaccactggaggtctcgataaggaacaccttcctcccagcgttactgagataccacaccatcggagatggggaaagggcgctgctcgaacttccaccaagactgggcgggatgggaatcacctcccctgagaagttggcgactgtggagaacctcaactccctcaagctcaccaggtccctcacagagaagatcattgctcaggacgcacatggtgaaatagcccaaagtgcagtcactgagcaaggacgaattatatctagagataggcaacaacatcaacgaaactgtctcgaagacctgataaacatcttgcctgcaaccacagtgagaaaaatcctcactgcacaggaaacgggagcctctaactggctaacgtcactgcccatcagagcgaaaggcttcagcctcaacaaacaagaatttgtcgacgccattgctctgaggtacggctggccgatggaaggacttcccagtacttgtgtgtgtggctcccccaatgacgtcaaccacaccatgacgtgcaaaaaggggggattcgtatgtatcaggcacgatgaggtgagagatctgaccgccagcatgctcagggaggtgtgccacgatgtctccactgaaccgaccctcctgccgctagacggcgagcacctgcgctacagaacagccaacaccaccaacgaggctcgagtcgacgtcagtgcacgagggttctggacaaggggacagaaagcattcatggacatacggatctttgacccgatggccgcctgtcaccacgaactctccctggaggccgcccaccgcaagaatgagcaggagaagatccgagcgtatggggagagaatccaacacgttgaccagggcagcttcacacctctggtcttcaccacatctggcgggatgggctccaaggctcagtgcttctactcaagactagccgacctaatggcagaaaagaagcaccagccaaggagccatgtcgtcgcatggatgaggtgccgtctctcattctccctcctcagatctgccctcctgtgtctcaggggg